A single genomic interval of Ramlibacter sp. harbors:
- a CDS encoding phosphomannomutase/phosphoglucomutase — MCPKGQKQPVREGCGLQSVGSRFNRSGGFSVHVSATIFKAYDIRGIVPSTLTAQVAEALGRAFGMAARREGETTVAVGRDGRLSGPELSAALTRGLQAVGVNVIDIGPVTTPLLYFAASTLCASGIQVTGSHNPRDYNGFKMVLAGRAIYGDEIQALREAIEKDDWTLAGHGQQGTVRNINLLGPYRDRIVGDARLARPMKIVADCGNGIAGASAPGILRALGCEVIELFSEVDGNFPNHHPDPSKPENLRDLVAKLQATDAELGLAFDGDGDRLGIVTRDGQTIYPDRQMMLFARDVLSRVPGGQIVFDVKCTQRLAPAIREAGGQPLMYKTGHSLIKAKMKEIDSPLGGEMSGHIFFKERWFGFDDGTYAAARLLEILSRHADPSAVLNALPTSFSTPELNVRCAEGEPHVLVARLVAQARFDEPAEVSTIDGVRVDWPDGFGLIRASNTTPVLVLRFEGHTSEALARIEAAMLALLRSVKPDAAIEKAAH; from the coding sequence ATGTGCCCGAAGGGGCAAAAGCAGCCCGTGCGAGAGGGGTGCGGCCTACAATCCGTCGGTTCCAGGTTCAATCGTTCGGGAGGCTTCTCAGTGCACGTGTCCGCAACCATTTTCAAGGCCTATGACATCCGGGGCATCGTGCCTTCCACGCTCACGGCGCAGGTGGCCGAGGCGCTGGGCCGGGCCTTTGGCATGGCCGCGCGGCGCGAGGGCGAGACCACGGTGGCGGTGGGCCGCGACGGCCGGCTCAGCGGGCCCGAGCTCAGCGCCGCGCTGACCCGCGGCCTGCAGGCCGTGGGCGTGAACGTGATCGACATTGGCCCGGTCACCACCCCCCTGCTGTACTTTGCCGCGAGCACGCTGTGCGCCAGCGGCATCCAGGTCACGGGCAGCCACAACCCCCGGGACTACAACGGTTTCAAGATGGTGCTGGCGGGCCGCGCGATCTACGGCGACGAGATCCAGGCCCTGCGCGAGGCCATCGAGAAGGACGACTGGACGCTGGCCGGCCACGGCCAGCAGGGCACGGTGCGCAACATCAACCTGCTGGGCCCCTACCGCGACCGCATCGTGGGCGACGCCAGGCTCGCGCGGCCCATGAAGATCGTGGCCGATTGCGGCAACGGCATTGCCGGGGCCTCGGCGCCGGGCATCTTGCGCGCGCTGGGCTGCGAGGTGATCGAGCTGTTCAGCGAGGTGGACGGCAACTTCCCCAACCACCACCCCGACCCGAGCAAGCCCGAGAACCTGCGCGACCTGGTGGCCAAACTGCAAGCCACCGACGCCGAGCTGGGCCTGGCCTTTGACGGCGACGGCGACCGCCTGGGCATCGTCACCAGGGACGGCCAGACCATCTACCCCGACCGCCAGATGATGCTGTTCGCGCGCGACGTGCTCAGCCGCGTGCCCGGCGGGCAGATCGTGTTTGACGTCAAGTGCACGCAGCGCCTGGCGCCCGCGATCCGCGAGGCCGGCGGCCAGCCGCTGATGTACAAGACCGGCCACTCGCTGATCAAGGCGAAGATGAAGGAGATCGATTCACCTCTGGGCGGCGAGATGAGCGGCCACATCTTCTTCAAGGAGCGCTGGTTCGGTTTTGACGACGGCACCTATGCCGCCGCGCGCCTGCTCGAGATCCTGTCGCGCCACGCCGACCCGAGCGCCGTGCTCAACGCGCTGCCCACGAGTTTTTCCACGCCCGAGCTCAACGTCAGGTGCGCCGAGGGCGAACCCCATGTGCTGGTGGCGCGGCTGGTGGCGCAGGCGCGCTTTGACGAGCCGGCCGAGGTCTCGACCATCGACGGCGTGCGGGTGGACTGGCCCGACGGCTTTGGCCTGATCCGCGCGTCCAACACCACGCCGGTGCTGGTGCTGCGCTTTGAGGGCCACACGAGCGAGGCGCTGGCGCGCATCGAGGCCGCCATGCTCGCGCTGCTGCGCAGCGTCAAGCCCGACGCGGCCATTGAAAAGGCCGCGCATTGA
- a CDS encoding protein-L-isoaspartate O-methyltransferase, whose product MTSTASLEQARFNMIEQQIRPWDVLDPAVLELLSVIKREDFVPLAHKSLAFMDLEIPLLGSSEEAMRQGHCMLAPKVEARLLQDLHVQKHEKVLEIGTGSGFMAALLAHRAQRVISLEIHPGLAQTARANLQKAGVHNVEVREGDGASNLAIDGPFDVILLSGSVAEVPPALLAQLKTGGRLAAIVGQEPVMRATLITRTGEAAFSTVQPWDTVAPRLVNFPEPSRFSF is encoded by the coding sequence ATGACCTCGACCGCCTCCCTTGAACAAGCCCGCTTCAACATGATCGAGCAGCAGATCCGTCCCTGGGACGTGCTGGACCCGGCCGTGCTGGAGCTTCTGTCCGTCATCAAACGCGAGGACTTCGTGCCGCTGGCCCACAAGTCCCTGGCCTTCATGGACCTCGAAATCCCGCTGCTGGGCAGCAGCGAGGAAGCCATGCGCCAGGGCCACTGCATGCTGGCGCCCAAGGTCGAGGCCCGGCTGCTGCAGGACCTGCATGTGCAAAAGCACGAGAAGGTGCTTGAAATCGGCACCGGCTCGGGCTTCATGGCCGCGCTGCTGGCGCACCGCGCCCAGCGCGTGATCTCGCTCGAAATCCACCCCGGCCTCGCGCAGACGGCCCGCGCCAACCTGCAGAAGGCCGGCGTGCACAACGTCGAGGTGCGCGAGGGCGACGGCGCCAGCAACCTGGCCATTGACGGCCCGTTTGACGTGATCCTGCTCAGCGGCTCGGTGGCCGAGGTGCCGCCCGCCCTGCTGGCCCAGCTCAAGACCGGCGGCCGGCTCGCCGCCATCGTGGGCCAGGAGCCCGTGATGCGCGCCACCCTGATCACCCGCACCGGCGAGGCCGCCTTCAGCACCGTGCAGCCCTGGGACACCGTGGCCCCGCGGCTGGTGAACTTCCCTGAACCCTCGCGCTTCAGCTTCTGA
- a CDS encoding TolC family outer membrane protein, with protein sequence MNMLRLLPLTVAIGAAFPAQAQSLQALYESARAYDATYQSAKAQYDANLFRAEQARAGVLPSAGLSAGASRTHAEVRSPPAPSRDYSAQSVTLNASQPLYRPANVATYEQGKKQVALAQAQLTAASQDLIIRVSQAYFDVLAARDTLAFVQAQKTAVSEQLASAKRNFEVGTSTITDSREAQARYDLVVAQEIAAENDLRVKKLALDNVVGKAGAEPRPLALPVALPPLQPDSVAPWVAQAEDASPAVQQARTALDVARLETEKARAGNKPTLDLTASYGTSRAPNSLSGVQTRTDNTVVGLQFNLPLFAGFATQNRIKETLSLEEKAQADLEAARRAVAQGTRSAFFGVVSGLGQVKALEASEQSSQLALDANKLGYQVGVRINIDVLNSQSQLFQTKRDLAQARYNVLLGSLKLRQANGTLKAEDLQAINALLVP encoded by the coding sequence ATGAACATGTTGCGGCTACTCCCCCTGACCGTCGCCATCGGGGCCGCGTTCCCGGCCCAGGCGCAGAGCCTGCAGGCCCTGTACGAATCGGCCCGGGCCTATGACGCCACCTACCAGTCGGCCAAGGCCCAGTACGACGCCAACCTGTTTCGCGCCGAGCAGGCGCGCGCCGGCGTCCTGCCGTCGGCCGGCCTGTCGGCCGGCGCCTCGCGCACGCACGCCGAGGTCCGCTCGCCGCCCGCGCCCAGCCGCGACTACAGCGCCCAGAGCGTGACGCTGAACGCCTCGCAGCCGCTGTACCGGCCCGCCAACGTGGCCACCTATGAACAGGGCAAGAAGCAGGTGGCGCTGGCCCAGGCCCAGCTCACGGCCGCCAGCCAGGACCTGATCATCCGGGTGAGCCAGGCCTACTTTGACGTGCTGGCCGCGCGCGACACGCTGGCCTTCGTGCAGGCCCAGAAAACCGCGGTGTCCGAGCAGCTCGCCTCGGCCAAGCGCAACTTCGAGGTCGGCACCTCCACCATCACCGACTCGCGCGAGGCCCAGGCCCGCTACGACCTCGTGGTGGCCCAGGAGATCGCCGCCGAGAACGACCTGCGCGTGAAGAAGCTCGCGCTGGACAACGTGGTGGGCAAGGCCGGCGCCGAACCCCGGCCCCTGGCCCTGCCCGTGGCACTGCCACCGCTGCAGCCCGACAGCGTGGCCCCCTGGGTGGCGCAGGCCGAGGACGCCAGCCCCGCCGTGCAGCAGGCCCGCACCGCGCTGGACGTGGCGCGGCTTGAAACCGAAAAGGCCAGGGCCGGCAACAAGCCCACGCTGGACCTCACGGCCAGCTACGGCACCTCGCGCGCGCCCAACAGCCTCAGCGGCGTCCAGACCCGCACCGACAACACCGTGGTGGGCCTGCAGTTCAACCTGCCGCTGTTCGCGGGCTTTGCCACGCAGAACCGCATCAAGGAAACCCTGTCGCTCGAGGAAAAGGCCCAGGCCGACCTCGAGGCCGCGCGCCGCGCCGTGGCGCAGGGCACGCGCAGCGCCTTCTTTGGCGTGGTCTCGGGCCTGGGCCAGGTCAAGGCGCTGGAGGCGTCGGAGCAATCGAGCCAGCTCGCGCTGGACGCCAACAAGCTGGGCTACCAGGTGGGCGTGCGCATCAACATCGACGTGCTCAACAGCCAGAGCCAGCTGTTCCAGACCAAGCGCGACCTGGCGCAAGCGCGCTACAACGTGCTGCTGGGCAGCCTCAAGCTGCGCCAGGCCAACGGCACGCTGAAGGCCGAGGATCTGCAGGCCATCAACGCGCTGCTGGTGCCCTGA
- a CDS encoding efflux RND transporter permease subunit, with protein sequence MWFTRVSLKNPVFATMVMLAIVVLGLFSYQRLKVDQFPNIDFPVVVVTAEYPGASPEIVESEVTKKIEEGVNSIAGINALTSRSYEGQAVVIIEFQLQVDGRKAAEDVREKVASIRPSFRTEVKEPRVLRFDPASRAIWSLAVLPDASKGKAMSAIELTNWADQVLKKRLENVRGVGSVSLVGGTKREINIYLNPQAMESLGITADQVVAAVRNENQDLPVGAIRSLKQERVVQIDARMRRPEDFASIIITRKGQAGAASAIRVGQVASVRDGAQEIDSLALYNGGRTLLLTVQKSQDENTIEVIDGLKKTIDEMQAQLPAGVRLEPIADGSRPIRVAVENVRRTLIEGALLTVLIVFLFLNSWRSTVITGLTLPIALIGTFLFMNMFGFTINMITLMALSLCVGLLIDDAIVVRENIVRHVQMGKAPYQAALDGTQEIGLAVLATTFSIVAVFLPIGFMGGIIGKFFHEFGVTIVAAVLISMFVSFTLDPMLSSIWHDPEILRQAQDDRKHGSSATLYDRTIGRVTGWFDTATERLSEAYQGILRWSLGHKLATVALAVGVFITSLVMVPLLGTEFVPKADFSETSITFYTPVGSALEATEAKARQVEAIVREFPEVKYTLATINTGNAQGKIYANIYVRLVDRKARSRNVDQMSGVLRERLAQVPGITVTHVGLLDSVGGNKQVEFSLQGPDLQELERLTRLVTAKIRDIPGFVDLDSSIKPNKPVIEISVKRDAASDLGLSVAQIASSLRTLVAGQTVGNWRASDDQTYDVNVRLSPDARNAPQDLDRLPFATGTNADGSARIVRLNQVADIRESTGANQINRRDLTREVAINGNVYKRSAGEVSSDIRKALDSVSFPPGYRYQFGGSTKNMAESFGYAISALAMAIIFIYMILASQFKSFLQPLALMTSLPLTLIGVVLALMMFRSTLSMFSVIGVVMLMGLVTKNAILLVDFAIRSREDHTDEQGRLVPGLPRAEALLLAARVRLRPILMTTLAMIFGMVPLAFALTEGSEQRAPMGQAVIGGVITSSLLTLVVVPVVYCYMDDLSHWIRRKFAGTPRAGGGATAAAVPASKIKGLS encoded by the coding sequence ATGTGGTTCACCCGCGTCAGCCTCAAGAACCCGGTGTTCGCCACCATGGTGATGCTCGCCATCGTGGTGCTGGGCCTGTTCTCGTACCAGCGCCTGAAGGTCGACCAGTTCCCCAACATTGATTTCCCGGTGGTGGTGGTCACGGCCGAATACCCCGGCGCCTCGCCCGAGATCGTGGAGAGCGAAGTCACCAAGAAGATCGAGGAAGGCGTCAACTCCATTGCCGGCATCAACGCGCTGACCTCGCGCAGCTACGAAGGCCAGGCGGTGGTGATCATCGAGTTCCAGCTGCAGGTGGACGGGCGCAAGGCGGCCGAGGACGTGCGCGAGAAGGTGGCCTCGATCCGCCCCAGCTTCCGCACCGAGGTCAAGGAGCCGCGCGTGCTGCGCTTTGACCCCGCAAGCCGCGCGATCTGGTCACTGGCCGTCTTGCCCGACGCCAGCAAGGGCAAGGCCATGTCCGCCATCGAGCTCACCAACTGGGCCGACCAGGTGCTCAAGAAGCGGCTGGAGAACGTGCGCGGCGTGGGCTCGGTGTCACTGGTGGGGGGCACCAAGCGCGAGATCAACATCTACCTGAACCCGCAGGCCATGGAGTCGCTGGGCATCACGGCCGACCAGGTGGTGGCGGCCGTGCGCAACGAGAACCAGGACCTGCCCGTGGGCGCGATCCGCTCGCTCAAGCAGGAGCGCGTGGTGCAGATCGACGCGCGCATGCGGCGGCCCGAGGACTTTGCCAGCATCATCATCACGCGCAAGGGCCAGGCCGGCGCGGCCTCGGCCATCCGCGTCGGGCAGGTGGCCTCGGTGCGGGACGGCGCCCAGGAAATCGACAGCCTGGCGCTGTACAACGGCGGGCGCACGCTGCTGCTCACGGTGCAGAAGTCGCAGGACGAAAACACCATCGAGGTGATTGACGGGCTCAAGAAAACCATTGACGAGATGCAGGCCCAGCTGCCCGCGGGCGTGCGGCTGGAGCCCATTGCCGATGGCTCGCGGCCGATCCGCGTGGCGGTGGAGAACGTGCGCCGCACGCTGATCGAGGGCGCGCTGCTCACGGTGCTGATCGTGTTCCTGTTCCTCAATTCGTGGCGCTCCACGGTCATCACCGGCCTGACGCTGCCGATCGCGCTGATCGGCACCTTCCTGTTCATGAACATGTTCGGCTTCACCATCAACATGATCACGCTGATGGCGCTGAGCCTGTGCGTGGGCCTGCTGATCGACGACGCCATCGTGGTGCGCGAGAACATCGTGCGCCATGTGCAGATGGGCAAGGCGCCCTACCAGGCCGCGCTGGACGGCACGCAGGAAATCGGCCTGGCCGTGCTGGCCACCACCTTCTCGATCGTGGCGGTGTTCCTGCCCATCGGCTTCATGGGCGGCATCATCGGCAAGTTCTTCCACGAGTTCGGCGTGACCATCGTGGCCGCCGTGCTGATCTCGATGTTCGTGAGCTTCACGCTGGACCCCATGCTGTCCAGCATCTGGCACGACCCCGAGATCCTTCGACAAGCTCAGGACGATCGGAAACACGGCTCGTCCGCCACGCTGTATGACAGGACCATCGGCCGCGTCACGGGCTGGTTCGACACGGCCACCGAGCGCCTGTCAGAGGCCTACCAGGGCATCCTGCGCTGGTCGCTGGGCCACAAGCTGGCCACGGTGGCGCTGGCCGTGGGGGTGTTCATCACCAGCCTCGTCATGGTGCCGCTGCTGGGCACCGAGTTCGTGCCCAAGGCCGACTTTTCGGAGACCTCCATCACCTTCTACACGCCCGTGGGCTCGGCGCTGGAGGCCACCGAGGCCAAGGCCAGGCAGGTCGAAGCCATCGTGCGCGAGTTCCCCGAGGTCAAGTACACGCTGGCCACCATCAACACCGGCAACGCCCAGGGCAAGATCTACGCGAACATCTACGTGCGCCTGGTGGACCGCAAGGCCCGCAGCCGCAATGTGGACCAGATGTCGGGCGTGCTGCGCGAGCGGCTGGCGCAGGTGCCGGGCATCACGGTCACGCACGTGGGCCTGCTGGACTCGGTGGGGGGCAACAAGCAGGTGGAGTTCTCGCTGCAGGGCCCCGACCTGCAGGAGCTTGAGCGCCTGACCCGGCTGGTGACCGCGAAGATCCGCGACATCCCGGGCTTTGTCGACCTGGACTCCAGCATCAAGCCCAACAAGCCCGTGATCGAGATCTCGGTCAAGCGCGACGCGGCCTCCGACCTGGGCCTGTCGGTGGCGCAGATCGCCAGCTCGCTGCGCACCCTGGTGGCCGGCCAGACCGTGGGCAACTGGCGCGCCAGCGACGACCAGACCTACGACGTGAACGTGCGCCTGTCGCCCGACGCGCGCAATGCCCCGCAGGACCTGGACCGCCTGCCCTTTGCCACCGGCACCAACGCCGATGGCAGCGCGCGCATCGTGCGGCTCAACCAGGTCGCCGACATCCGCGAGAGCACCGGCGCCAACCAGATCAACCGGCGCGACCTCACGCGCGAGGTGGCGATCAACGGCAACGTCTACAAGCGCTCGGCCGGAGAGGTGTCCAGCGACATCCGCAAGGCGCTGGACAGCGTGAGCTTCCCGCCGGGCTACCGCTACCAGTTTGGCGGCTCGACCAAGAACATGGCCGAGTCGTTCGGCTACGCGATCTCGGCGCTGGCCATGGCCATCATCTTCATCTACATGATCCTGGCCAGCCAGTTCAAGAGCTTCCTGCAGCCGCTGGCGCTCATGACCTCGCTGCCGCTCACGCTGATCGGCGTGGTGCTGGCGCTCATGATGTTCCGCTCCACGCTGTCGATGTTCTCGGTCATTGGCGTGGTCATGCTGATGGGCCTGGTGACCAAGAACGCCATCTTGCTGGTGGACTTTGCGATCCGCTCGCGCGAGGACCACACCGACGAACAGGGCCGCCTGGTGCCCGGCCTGCCGCGCGCCGAGGCCCTGCTGCTGGCCGCCAGGGTGCGGCTGCGGCCCATTTTGATGACCACGCTGGCCATGATCTTCGGCATGGTGCCGCTGGCCTTTGCGCTGACCGAAGGCTCCGAGCAGCGCGCCCCCATGGGCCAGGCCGTGATCGGCGGGGTGATCACCTCGTCGCTGCTCACCCTGGTGGTGGTGCCGGTCGTGTACTGCTACATGGACGACCTGTCCCACTGGATCCGGCGCAAGTTCGCGGGCACGCCCCGCGCGGGCGGTGGCGCCACGGCGGCCGCGGTGCCGGCCTCTAAAATCAAGGGTTTGTCCTGA
- a CDS encoding sulfurtransferase: MIDQVRPQDLAAWMQAQTGGAPAVVLDVREPWELQTASVRADGFALVTIPMGEIAARVAELDPDVPVACLCHHGARSQRVANFLAGNGFARVANIAGGIDAWAQERDASVPRY; this comes from the coding sequence ATGATTGACCAAGTTCGCCCACAAGACCTCGCCGCCTGGATGCAGGCGCAAACCGGCGGTGCGCCGGCCGTGGTGCTGGACGTGCGCGAACCCTGGGAACTGCAGACAGCCAGCGTGCGGGCCGACGGCTTTGCACTGGTGACGATTCCGATGGGCGAGATCGCCGCGCGCGTGGCCGAACTCGACCCCGATGTGCCGGTGGCCTGCCTGTGCCACCACGGCGCGCGCAGCCAGCGCGTGGCGAACTTCCTGGCCGGCAACGGCTTTGCCAGGGTGGCCAACATCGCCGGCGGCATCGACGCCTGGGCCCAGGAGCGCGACGCTTCCGTGCCCCGCTACTGA
- a CDS encoding 3-deoxy-D-manno-octulosonic acid transferase: protein MVRALYSLLMRLALPFLRRKLARRGVAEPGYLHAVDERFGRYALPADSGRLWIHAVSLGETRAAAVLLARLRVQQPGLRLLLTHGTATGRAEGQRLLHEGDLQAWLPWDTPGAVQRFLDQFRPRIGILMETEVWPNLAAACRARGLPLVLANARLGDKSLRNALALAPLSRPAYTALAAAWAQTEADAQRLRQLGAPVQGVFGNLKFDATPDAAQLAQGRAWRGAAGRPVVVFASSREGEEAAFFQLLKQKMAGVQAGRPSGAIETGTNAVQWLVVPRHPQRFDEVAALAQQHGLSVSRRSSWAAGPPAAGEAGQADVWLGDSLGEMALYYGLSDVALLGGSFEPLGGQNLIEAAACGCPVITGPHTFNFAEAAELAEDAGAALRVQGMAQALDLALQLASGEGHARAVQAAADFAQAHRGAARQTAAAIAALL from the coding sequence ATGGTGCGCGCCCTGTACTCGCTGCTGATGCGCCTGGCGCTGCCGTTTTTGCGGCGCAAGCTGGCGCGCCGCGGCGTGGCCGAGCCGGGCTATTTGCACGCCGTGGACGAGCGCTTTGGCCGCTATGCCCTGCCAGCGGACAGCGGCCGCCTGTGGATCCATGCGGTCTCGCTGGGCGAGACCCGCGCCGCGGCCGTGCTGCTGGCGCGGCTGCGGGTGCAGCAGCCAGGCCTGCGTCTGCTGCTGACCCATGGCACGGCCACGGGCCGCGCCGAGGGCCAGCGCCTGCTGCACGAAGGCGATCTGCAGGCCTGGCTGCCCTGGGACACGCCGGGCGCGGTGCAGCGCTTTCTGGACCAGTTCCGGCCGCGCATCGGCATCCTCATGGAAACCGAGGTCTGGCCCAACCTCGCGGCGGCCTGCCGGGCGCGCGGCCTGCCGCTGGTGCTGGCCAACGCGCGGCTGGGCGACAAGTCGCTGCGCAATGCGCTGGCGCTGGCGCCCCTGTCACGGCCCGCCTACACGGCGCTGGCCGCGGCCTGGGCCCAGACCGAGGCCGATGCGCAGCGCCTGCGGCAACTGGGCGCGCCGGTGCAGGGCGTGTTTGGCAACCTCAAGTTCGACGCCACGCCCGACGCCGCGCAGCTCGCGCAGGGCCGGGCCTGGCGCGGCGCGGCTGGCCGGCCGGTGGTGGTGTTTGCCAGCTCGCGCGAGGGCGAAGAGGCAGCTTTTTTCCAGCTTCTCAAGCAAAAAATGGCTGGAGTCCAGGCTGGGCGGCCTTCAGGCGCTATCGAAACAGGAACAAATGCCGTGCAGTGGCTGGTGGTGCCCAGGCACCCCCAGCGCTTTGATGAGGTGGCGGCGCTGGCCCAGCAGCACGGCCTGAGCGTGTCGCGCCGCAGCAGCTGGGCCGCGGGCCCGCCGGCGGCCGGCGAGGCCGGTCAGGCCGATGTCTGGCTCGGGGACTCGCTGGGCGAGATGGCGCTGTACTACGGCCTGAGCGATGTGGCCCTGCTGGGCGGCAGCTTTGAGCCGCTGGGCGGGCAGAACCTGATCGAGGCCGCGGCCTGCGGCTGCCCGGTGATCACCGGGCCCCACACCTTCAACTTTGCCGAGGCGGCCGAGCTGGCCGAGGACGCGGGGGCCGCGCTGCGCGTGCAGGGCATGGCCCAGGCGCTGGATCTGGCCCTGCAACTCGCGTCGGGTGAAGGCCATGCCCGGGCGGTGCAGGCCGCCGCGGACTTTGCCCAGGCCCACCGCGGCGCCGCGCGGCAGACCGCGGCGGCGATTGCCGCCTTGCTGTGA
- the waaC gene encoding lipopolysaccharide heptosyltransferase I, with product MKILLVKLSSLGDVVHAMPAVQDIRAALPGAQIDWVVERGFAPLVARCEGVRRVIPCELRRWRKSPFAADTRAQWRAFKAELQAEAYDAIIDLQGLSKSALVSWLARRATGGQRYALANQTEGSGYEAPTRWVADVAVHIAPHIHAVARSRELCARALGYAEPDSMHFGLLARASRPLGAMESEADAASPQGCVALVHGTSRDDKCWPEDHWLALGRRLVQAGWALGLPHGSAAEHQRSERLAAQLGPQARVWPAMDLGALTDRLAACAGVIGVDSGLSHIAVALDLPHVQLYNFDTAWRTGPQGRARQRSLFDQPVPLVDAVWQAWCEVAA from the coding sequence TTGAAGATCCTGCTGGTCAAGCTGTCGTCACTGGGCGACGTGGTGCACGCCATGCCCGCGGTGCAGGACATCCGCGCGGCCCTGCCCGGCGCGCAGATCGACTGGGTGGTGGAGCGCGGCTTTGCGCCCCTGGTGGCGCGCTGCGAGGGCGTGCGCCGCGTCATCCCGTGTGAACTGCGGCGCTGGCGCAAGTCACCGTTCGCGGCCGACACCCGCGCGCAGTGGCGCGCTTTCAAGGCCGAACTGCAGGCCGAGGCCTATGACGCCATCATTGACCTGCAGGGCCTGAGCAAGTCGGCGCTGGTGAGCTGGCTGGCGCGGCGCGCGACCGGCGGCCAGCGCTATGCCCTGGCCAACCAGACCGAGGGCTCGGGCTACGAGGCGCCCACGCGCTGGGTGGCCGATGTGGCCGTGCACATCGCGCCGCACATCCATGCGGTGGCGCGCTCGCGCGAGCTGTGTGCCCGCGCGCTGGGCTATGCAGAGCCCGATTCCATGCATTTCGGGCTGCTAGCCCGCGCCAGCCGGCCACTGGGTGCTATGGAAAGTGAAGCAGACGCGGCCTCGCCGCAAGGCTGCGTGGCGCTGGTGCATGGCACCTCGCGCGACGACAAATGCTGGCCCGAGGACCACTGGCTGGCGCTGGGCCGGCGCCTGGTCCAGGCCGGCTGGGCGCTGGGCCTGCCGCATGGCAGCGCGGCCGAGCACCAGCGCAGCGAGCGGCTGGCCGCGCAGCTGGGGCCGCAGGCCCGCGTGTGGCCCGCCATGGACCTGGGCGCGCTGACCGACCGGCTCGCGGCCTGCGCCGGCGTGATCGGCGTGGACAGCGGCCTGAGCCACATCGCGGTGGCGCTGGACCTGCCGCATGTGCAGCTGTACAACTTCGACACCGCCTGGCGCACCGGGCCGCAGGGCCGGGCGCGCCAGCGCAGCCTGTTCGACCAGCCCGTGCCCCTGGTGGACGCGGTGTGGCAGGCCTGGTGCGAGGTGGCGGCCTGA
- a CDS encoding helix-turn-helix domain-containing protein yields the protein MSTATAPLQADACYLALKARDARFDGSFFTGVTSTGIYCRPVCSVRAPKRENCRFFHHAAQAEQAGFRPCLRCRPELAPGQLHWSIQDASAILAHQAARLLDEPEVWGGDAPSVDRLASRLGVSDRHVRRIFEAQFGVSPMQYLQTRRLLTAKQLLADTDLPITQVALISGYASVRRFNAAFVAHYHLNPTQLRREGAGRGPAGAGQGTRVRLGYRPPYDVAAMLAFLRKRAINAIELVAPEGHGLWTARTFRVEIAGRTHAGWLRSEFDEARCQVVLQVSESLRAVLPLVIRRVRAAFDLDADPQAINAALHADFPQGDGLRVPGTLDGYELAVRAVLGQQITVAAARTLAQRLLDRFGEPIETPVAELTRLFPAPAVLARAEGDALGQLGIVKQRQAAIVGIARAVADQRISLHGGADVQATIAALKELPGIGDWTAQYIAMRALRWPDAFPAGDVALHKALGVQGGKQPARAAEAASQAWKPWRSYAVIRAWSAMNSVKD from the coding sequence ATGTCCACCGCCACCGCCCCCCTGCAAGCCGACGCCTGCTACCTGGCACTCAAGGCCCGGGACGCGCGCTTTGACGGCAGCTTTTTCACCGGCGTGACCTCCACCGGCATCTACTGCCGGCCGGTGTGCAGCGTGCGGGCGCCCAAGCGCGAGAACTGCCGCTTTTTCCACCATGCGGCGCAGGCCGAGCAGGCGGGCTTCCGGCCCTGCCTGCGCTGCCGGCCCGAACTGGCGCCGGGCCAGCTGCACTGGTCGATCCAGGACGCCAGCGCCATCCTGGCCCACCAGGCCGCGCGCCTGCTGGACGAGCCCGAGGTCTGGGGCGGCGACGCGCCCAGCGTGGACAGGCTCGCGAGCCGGCTGGGCGTGAGCGACCGCCATGTGCGCCGCATCTTTGAAGCGCAGTTTGGCGTCTCGCCCATGCAGTACCTGCAGACGCGCCGCCTGCTCACCGCCAAACAGCTGCTGGCCGACACCGACCTGCCCATCACCCAGGTTGCGCTGATCAGCGGCTACGCCAGCGTGCGCCGCTTCAACGCGGCCTTTGTCGCGCACTACCACCTCAACCCCACGCAGCTGCGCCGCGAAGGCGCGGGGCGCGGCCCGGCCGGCGCCGGCCAGGGCACCCGCGTGCGGCTGGGCTACCGCCCGCCCTACGACGTCGCCGCCATGCTGGCCTTTCTGCGCAAGCGGGCCATCAACGCTATTGAATTGGTAGCACCCGAGGGCCACGGGCTCTGGACTGCACGCACTTTTCGCGTGGAAATCGCGGGCCGGACCCACGCCGGCTGGTTGCGCAGCGAGTTTGACGAGGCGCGCTGCCAGGTGGTGCTGCAGGTGAGCGAGTCGCTGCGCGCGGTGCTGCCGCTGGTGATCCGCCGCGTGCGCGCCGCGTTCGACCTGGACGCCGACCCGCAGGCCATCAACGCCGCGCTGCACGCCGACTTTCCACAGGGCGACGGGCTGCGCGTGCCCGGCACGCTCGACGGCTACGAGCTGGCCGTGCGCGCCGTGCTGGGCCAGCAGATCACCGTGGCCGCCGCGCGCACGCTGGCCCAGCGCCTGCTCGACCGCTTTGGCGAACCCATCGAGACGCCGGTTGCCGAGCTCACGCGGCTGTTTCCCGCGCCCGCCGTGCTGGCCCGGGCCGAAGGCGATGCGCTCGGGCAACTGGGCATCGTCAAGCAGCGGCAGGCGGCCATCGTGGGCATTGCCCGCGCCGTGGCCGACCAGCGCATCAGCCTGCATGGCGGTGCCGATGTGCAGGCCACCATCGCCGCGCTCAAGGAACTGCCGGGCATCGGCGACTGGACCGCGCAGTACATCGCCATGCGCGCGCTGCGCTGGCCCGACGCCTTTCCGGCCGGCGATGTGGCGCTGCACAAGGCGCTGGGCGTGCAGGGCGGCAAGCAGCCGGCCCGCGCCGCCGAAGCCGCCTCCCAGGCCTGGAAGCCCTGGCGCAGCTACGCCGTGATCCGCGCCTGGAGCGCCATGAACTCTGTCAAGGACTGA